The following coding sequences are from one Daphnia pulex isolate KAP4 chromosome 11, ASM2113471v1 window:
- the LOC124207284 gene encoding mucin-5AC-like isoform X2 yields the protein MTTFAATATKTNQPLQLFTMFPPGGASTLKGFAAPAFGTTTTTTATAGGSDPLRNHHFRGSHGDEEGEGSGVDPGLPPALFADGPTPHPPLRPVRHVQHATQWAESKTTVAPGLIVRSATATVNTTQWSEYSTTVTEDRVFHGRSSSSTQFQTIRSNSGPSAAAAPNSSVMTSAQYLDDLQLPTQQLDLAAQLGKGSIARKGSLGGRRPPTIRYRRVNSQGSLPYEEHQQLLQQHQQQQLSAPTGSSAPSMNGTESIRSGRSRTPPPRPPPPVFRQQQQQPPKPLDLQQQQPVPVTAAVTLQLPPQTDWNCSRSGTPPSLPANSPPPLPDREDLDFVMDEVSSSASVSSSSPSPIPGMTDVVEINDKESVGEDGEVVRRRTIITLGPRVVVVGTAPSAAGGAEGSSSSINITLLNGGPVTSSQSNESKATTEHHQAVAAPDDTPQRANARASAYNARRTIEQRRQQQQQLQQQQQEDEQEEEDEIQELEQGEQSPAPVVVTKTPPASTYLYGEKGSPASSFGGSSLRTMSISMSFDDLDETNSNASMTEQQRMRSGGRNRSEAWYERRQSYGFEAADKLQSLLNTSGSSDVPSITGTAVSRSCDSLCSTVRSTSSAIEKMIPPWIKNPSPKQAEEETGKSPTGSSRLSYFAQSIDDVSADDESEEDHLTQKDTVRESGTPSSVATEHNKTTAQPRRTPTPTSVQRSESSRSATNVLEEAEPIWLRDLRVRRSLRDGRRKPPVIKSPPPIETPVWLGVKLRPTGLSLIDPDPSAGPTSSTSHLPSPTKPHNYTPIFTFTNTSTTSKIQQHLRNSRENLLASAQSSPEPARKKSEEKPPAPAVTTTLKVSVSSLASSNESREELANHQTVIESCHNNNTTTFRVVPANKANAKPVPSSSIVIVNSSRESLHSIGTADNASSFSCETGNNNKLNHHKSIELMRMLEETPLVSTNGVPLRHDRMDSASGVNTETGSVYSMGDWTECSSTIASVKNSNEDLTQINQTEGQRKAKKVAFGADVKEESDQKRSRPRRIRSRSPESRLREWQERLEEVKSTIIHHHQTATVNQHPEFGVGICISAPTSGGLPLRMFGDDIKDTIQQQPESSASTNHFASQSSPTSDTFRSLLQPRKPYTITPTAVVNPAVTTPVVKESVVIDSYPPLMKAYSTAPPAEVSPSRPTPMVIRNGIVNFDSSVERKIVILEEKETIPAPKSILKKRSVENLLDLDRNSEPVIKAAVIPVIPAAIPVIPVQVVTGSQSVHSGITVSMTNQKKEPPPEQQEILPWRIHLKHVEQPPTINSVAIQQQPQPEVVVPPWRIELNRKKTPPFVPRASTPENFFSRGRSPASSESSATSIPGMSAAELIRNLRPNPVMMVARCEVRESVFRPPSNSIDPEAETIVPPESDPQSVRTDHGYHSLEPEAESSLIKRHHSSSARQQTAVDETKTIDETIAQLNETIEEIRSLDRTETTEFDRNAIHSIPVEVVAPKMMDFTPAASSSPAKNHEKPCAPPAGLVHSKSASKLPENRFVVREIRPCSAVQDSRSYFHSTTSSKETTHHHSTVTSNRRDSVEAEGPEAKAASANAQLQRLRETTKLLADGHPQLRADPTLSPSRLMQTNESNNHNRSSSTNNTSHKNQNGDVTTPTVMMTPVKLLASPEQKGRLSFVMASGVEDDDVTAAHPTTPTIPVVHHKPVVPELADSSVEELLSRFEKSADDVLPDPPLIRKSSSATSMTSSTFNSSRSSTTTNQLRTTQFTKQVKKSSVTAPLAVGMNKPLPAKRSNSIELTSGMPEEKAALLVRKFFGNSVIETKKSRMAKTETIMEESSELGFSSSFSEEKSLLEVAVETFSSPTPPPPAEDPSFVDCDDFFHRPSSETEGMSTSSFGSVLDVMTDTTTDDERSNRTTSSMTMTNTSRYSSCSERSVKLSDIINRQDRPSLLDSVPSSSAVTPLMDEYSCATSESASIAISLCQTTTDSSSTGSAFSRSGSSSIRRNKTQRHPTVIRKDKSGVPAVSVKSSIRSPTSKSRGGASTPSRGSHHRSCTASPSTSSTPGVRRRSNGSSSVKSTGDPVKTVPSVTRSSKSASSLAAAPVRPPRALQQVNQSTEVKRRSLRTSTSGSTLRNATAASSAKSPAAASASRRSPAPLVDRKTSVPSGGVPLANRTNRLVTITSYKSRNSASAKPDEISAVSGIKVTPVAVGSGHYKIRMDQRIAAAATEKASKTSTQKISTSQRTTGTKTSTTSEKRSSTTTTTTSSRNSTLKQQSDK from the exons ATGACCACCTTCGCAGCGACGGCCACCAAGACCAACCAGCCGCTTCAGCTCTTCACG ATGTTCCCGCCCGGCGGAGCGTCGACTTTGAAAGGGTTTGCAGCGCCGGCGTTTGGaactacgacgacgacaacagcaacagctgGCGGATCGGATCCATTGCGGAATCACCACTTTCGGGGTAGTCACGGCGACGAGGAGGGAGAAGGATCGGGAGTCGATCCTGGATTGCCTCCGGCACTCTTTGCGGATGGCCCGACACCCCACCCGCCTCTGAGGCCTGTCCGCCACGTCCAGCACGCCACCCAGTGGGCGGAATCGAAAACGACAGTGGCTCCTGGACTGATTGTCCGATCGGCGACGGCCACTGTCAACACGACCCAGTGGAGCGAATACTCGACGACCGTGACCGAGGACCGAGTCTTTCACGGCCGCAGCTCGTCCAGCACTCAGTTCCAGACCATCCGCAGCAATTCCGGCCCatcagcggcggcggcgcccAATTCTTCGGTGATGACTTCGGCCCAGTACCTGGACGACTTGCag TTGCCGACTCAGCAGCTGGACTTGGCCGCTCAGCTGGGTAAAGGATCCATCGCCCGTAAAGGATCGCTGGGAGGCCGGAGGCCGCCGACGATTCGATATCGGCGCGTCAACAGTCAAGGATCGCTGCCTTACGAGGAGCACCAACAACTCctgcaacaacatcaacaacagcaactgtCGGCTCCTACAGGATCGTCGGCTCCATCGATGAATGGAACCGAATCCATCCGCAGCGGTAGGAGTAGAACGCCGCCACCTCGACCTCCTCCGCCTGTCttccggcaacaacaacaacagccaccgAAGCCGCTGGacctgcaacaacaacaaccggtcCCAGTGACAGCGGCAGTCACTTTACAACTACCGCCGCAGACGGACTGGAATTGCAGTCGGTCTGGCACTCCGCCTTCCCTGCCGGCCAACAGTCCGCCGCCTCTTCCGGATCGGGAAGATTTGGATTTCGTCATGGATGAAGTGTCCTCTTCCGCTTCAGTGTCGTCGTCTTCACCGTCTCCTATTCCCGGCATGACGGACGTCGTTGAAATCAACGACAAGGAGTCGGTTGGAGAGGACGGAGAAGTTGTCAGGAGACGGACCATCATCACCTTAGGGCCCCGGGTGGTGGTTGTTGGCACGGCTCCATCCGCCGCTGGAGGCGCTGAGGGATCGTCCAGCAGCATCAACATCACTTTGCTCAACGGAGGGCCAGTCACTTCCAGTCAGTCGAACGAATCCAAAGCGACGACAGAACATCATCAGGCCGTTGCGGCTCCTGATGACACGCCCCAACGTGCCAACGCTCGGGCCAGCGCTTACAACGCCCGCCGGACCATCGAACAAAGAcgtcagcaacaacaacagttgcaacaacagcaacaggaagatgaacaagaagaagaggatgaaatTCAGGAGCTGGAACAAGGAGAACAATCGCCGGCGCCGGTTGTTGTAACGAAAACTCCGCCGGCCTCGACGTACCTGTACGGCGAAAAGGGGAGTCCGGCTTCCAGTTTTGGTGGTTCTTCATTGCGCACCATGTCCATCTCCATGTCGTTTGACGATCTCGACGAGACCAACAGCAACGCCTCCATGACGGAGCAGCAGCGCATGAGATCCGGCGGGCGGAACAGGTCGGAGGCGTGGTACGAGCGCCGCCAATCGTACGGCTTTGAAGCGGCCGACAAGCTTCAGAGTTTGCTCAACACGTCCGGCAGTTCGGATGTGCCGTCCATCACCGGGACGGCCGTCAGCCGCTCCTGCGACAGTCTCTGCTCCACCGTCCGCTCGACGTCCAGCGCCATTGAGAAAATGATTCCGCCCTGGATCAAGAATCCTTCGCCCAAACAGGCCGAAGAGGAGACGGGCAAATCGCCGACCGGCTCTTCTCGCCTCTCGTATTTCGCCCAGTCGATTGATGACGTTTCGGCGGATGACGAGTCGGAAGAAGATCATCTCACGCAAAAGGATACGGTTCGTGAATCCGGAACGCCTTCCTCGGTTGCCACTGAGCACAATAAAACGACCGCCCAACCGAGACGGACACCGACTCCGACGTCCGTCCAGCGCTCCGAGAGCAGCCGCTCGGCCACGAACGTGCTGGAAGAGGCGGAACCGATTTGGTTAAGAGATTTGAGGGTCCGGCGGAGTTTGCGAGACGGACGACGGAAACCGCCCGTCATCAAGTCGCCACCGCCGATCGAGACGCCCGTCTGGTTGGGTGTGAAACTCCGACCCACTGGACTTTCCTTGATCGATCCCGATCCTTCCGCCGGACCGACTTCCTCAACTTCCCACCTGCCGTCGCCGACCAAGCCGCACAATTACACGCCCATCTTCACGTTCACCAACACCAGCACGACCAGCAAGATCCAGCAGCATCTGCGCAACTCGCGCGAGAACCTCCTGGCCAGTGCCCAGTCATCGCCCGAACCCGCCCGGAAGAAATCGGAAGAGAAACCACCGGCGCCTGCAGTAACGACGACGTTGAAAGTGTCCGTCTCGAGTCTGGCGTCGTCCAACGAGTCCAGGGAAGAGCTGGCCAATCACCAGACGGTCATCGAATCCtgtcacaacaacaacacgacaaCCTTCCGCGTGGTTCCGGCCAATAAAGCCAATGCGAAACCGGTGCCCAGCAGTTCCATCGTTATTGTCAATTCTTCGCGTGAGAGTTTGCACAGCATCGGCACAGCGGACAATGCGTCATCCTTTAGCTGCGAgacgggcaacaacaacaaattgaacCACCACAAGTCGATCGAATTGATGCGGATGCTGGAAGAGACTCCGCTGGTGTCGACCAACGGCGTTCCTTTAAGACACGACCGGATGGATTCGGCCTCTGGTGTCAACACGGAAACCGGGTCCGTCTATTCGATGGGCGACTGGACCGAGTGCAGTTCGACCATCGCTTCCGTCAAGAATTCCAACGAGGATCTGACGCAAATCAACCAGACGGAAGGGCAAAGGAAAGCCAAAAAAGTCGCGTTCGGGGCGGATGTGAAAGAGGAGAGCGACCAGAAGAGATCCAGACCTCGAAGGATCCGATCCAGGAGCCCCGAGTCGCGACTGCGCGAATGGCAAGAGCGGCTGGAAGAAGTGAAATCCACCATCATCCACCATCACCAAACGGCCACAGTCAATCAGCATCCGGAATTTGGCGTCGGAATTTGCATCAGCGCACCCACCAGCGGCGGATTGCCGCTTCGGATGTTTGGTGACGACATCAAGGATacgatccagcagcagccggaatCGAGTGCATCAACCAATCATTTCGCTTCTCAGTCTTCACCTACCAGCGATACCTTCCGGTCACTCCTGCAGCCTAGAAAACCCTACACCATCACCCCTACGGCTGTTGTTAATCCGGCGGTGACTACTCCGGTGGTGAAGGAATCGGTGGTTATCGATAGTTATCCGCCATTGATGAAAGCTTACTCTACTGCTCCGCCGGCGGAAGTGTCACCTTCCAGACCGACGCCCATGGTCATCCGCAACGGAATTGTCAATTTCGACTCTTCTGTTGAGCGGAAAATCGTCATTTTGGAGGAGAAGGAAACGATTCCGGCGCCCAAGAGCATCTTGAAGAAGAGGAGCGTTGAGAATTTACTGGATCTTGACCGGAACAGCGAACCCGTGATCAAAGCGGCGGTTATTCCTGTGATTCCGGCTGCCATCCCAGTGATTCCGGTTCAAGTCGTGACGGGAAGTCAGTCTGTCCATTCCGGAATCACCGTTTCCATGACGAATCAGAAGAAAGAGCCTCCGCCGGAACAGCAGGAGATCCTGCCGTGGCGGATTCATTTGAAACACGTCGAACAACCGCCGACGATCAATTCCGTCGCGATCCAGCAACAGCCGCAGCCGGAAGTCGTAGTACCTCCGTGGAGAATCGAACTCAACCGGAAGAAAACCCCGCCGTTTGTCCCCCGGGCGTCCACTCCGGAAAACTTCTTTTCCCGCGGTCGGTCGCCAGCTTCATCCGAGTCGTCGGCCACTTCGATTCCGGGCATGTCGGCGGCTGAGCTCATCCGCAACCTGCGCCCCAATCCGGTCATGATGGTAGCCCGTTGCGAAGTCAGAGAATCCGTGTTCCGGCCGCCATCCAATTCGATTGATCCGGAAGCGGAGACCATTGTTCCGCCGGAATCGGATCCTCAATCAGTCAGAACCGATCACGGCTACCACTCGCTGGAGCCGGAAGCGGAATCCAGCCTCATCAAGCGCCACCACAGCTCCTCTGCTCGACAACAGACGGCGGTGGATGAAACGAAAACGATCGACGAAACCATCGCCCAGCTCAACGAAACGATCGAAGAAATCCGTTCGCTGGACCGCACCGAAACCACGGAATTCGACCGGAATGCAATCCACTCGATTCCAGTCGAAGTCGTCGCTCCCAAGATGATGGATTTCACTCcggcagccagcagcagcccggcCAAGAATCACGAAAAACCTTGCGCACCTCCCGCTGGACTCGTTCACTCCAAAAGCGCATCGAAATTGCCGGAGAATCGATTCGTCGTCCGCGAAATCCGTCCGTGCAGCGCCGTCCAAGATTCACGCTCGTATTTCCATTCCACGACGTCATCCAAAGAGACTACGCACCATCATTCGACAG TGACATCCAATCGTCGTGATTCCGTGGAAGCGGAAGGGCCGGAAGCCAAGGCGGCGTCGGCCAATGCCCAATTACAGCGCCTTCGGGAAACCACCAAGTTGCTGGCGGATGGGCATCCGCAGCTTCGGGCTGATCCGACTCTAAGCCCGTCGAGATTGATGCAAACGAACGAGTCCAATAACCAtaacaggagcagcagcaccaacaaCACTAGCCACAAGAACCAAAATGGCGACGTCACGACCCCGACGGTGATGATGACGCCCGTCAAACTTCTTGCAAGCCCCGAGCAAAAGGGGCGGCTGTCGTTCGTGATGGCCTCGGGAGTCGAAGACGATGACGTGACGGCCGCTCACCCAACCACCCCTACCATTCCAGTCGTCCATCATAAACCAGTCG TGCCGGAATTGGCTGATTCGAGCGTGGAAGAATTGCTGAGCAGGTTCGAGAAATCGGCGGATGATGTTCTTCCAGATCCGCCTTTAATCCGCAAAAGCAGTTCGGCCACTTCGATGACATCCAGCACGTTCaacagcagccgcagcagcacgACGACCAATCAATTGCGGACGACGCAGTTTACGAAGCAAGTGAAAAAGTCCAGTGTGACAGCGCCTTTGGCTGTTGGAATGAATAAGCCCCTGCCGGCCAAACGATCCAATTCCATCGAATTGACGTCAG GTATGCCGGAAGAGAAGGCCGCCCTGTTAGTGCGGAAATTTTTCGGCAATTCCGTCATCGAAACGAAGAAATCTCGGATGGCCAAGACAGAGACGATCATGGAAGAGTCGAGCGAGCTGGgcttttcttcctcctttagCGAAGAAAAGAGTTTGCTGGAAGTGGCGGTGGAAACGTTTTCTTCTCCGACTCCGCCGCCTCCGGCGGAGGACCCGTCCTTCGTTGATTGTGACGATTTCTTCCATCGCCCGTCCAGCGAAACGGAAGGAATGAGCACTTCGTCTTTCGGTTCCGTCCTGGATGTCATGACGGACACGACCACCGATGACGAGCGGAGCAACCGCACGACTTCATCCATGACGATGACCAACACGTCGCGCTACTCGAGCTGCAGTGAGCGCAGCGTCAAACTCAGCGACATCATCAACCGGCAGGATAGGCCATCCTTGCTGGATTCGGTCCCTTCCTCTTCCGCCGTCACGCCTCTGATGGATGAATATTCTTGCGCTACATCCGAATCGGCTTCTATCGCCATTAGTTTGTGTCAGACGACGACCGACTCCTCGTCGACAGGATCGGCTTTCTCCAGGTCGGGATCCAGCAGCATCCGCCGGAATAAAACCCAACGACATCCAACTGTGATCAGGAAAGATAAGAGTGGCGTTCCGGCAGTTTCTGTCAAGTCATCGATTAGGTCACCTACCAGCAAGAGCCGAGGTGGGGCCAGCACTCCTTCAAGAGGAAGTCATCACCGATCCTGCACAGCCTCTCCATCAACGAGCTCGACTCCGGGAGTCCGGCGCCGCTCCAACGGCAGCAGTAGCGTCAAATCCACCGGAGACCCAGTGAAAACGGTTCCTTCCGTCACCCGATCCAGTAAAAGCGCCAGTTCTCTGGCGGCAGCTCCTGTCCGGCCTCCTCGAGCGCTCCAGCAGGTCAACCAGTCAACGGAAGTGAAGAGGAGGAGTCTGAGGACCTCTACCAGTGGCAGCACGCTTCGAAACGCAACTGCGGCTTCATCCGCCAAGTCTCCAGCGGCAGCTTCCGCATCGAGGAGATCGCCCGCTCCTCTGGTGGATCGCAAGACCAGCGTACCTAGCGGAGGAGTTCCTTTGGCCAACAGGACCAACCGTTTAGTGACCATCACATCCTACAAAAGCCGGAATTCCGCTTCAGCCAAACCGGATGAGATTTCGG CCGTGAGCGGAATCAAAGTGACGCCGGTCGCAGTAGGTTCTGGTCATTACAAAATCCGGATGGATCAAAGGATCGCAGCCGCCGCAACAGAAAAAGCTTCCAAAACATCAACTCAGAAAATCTCCACTTC ACAACGAACGACGGGGACCAAGACATCGACGACATCGGAAAAACGatccagcaccaccaccaccacaacctCCAGCCGGAATTCGACCCTGAAACAACAGTCTGACAAATGA